ATAGAGGGCATTGATCCTGATAATACTACTATTCCTGCCGGGATAGATGTTACTTTTGGTGGAAGTAATGATGCCGATAATTCAGGGGTACTCAGTTACGTACGTGTAGAATATGCGGGAGCATCTATCTCACCTGATAATGAGCTGAATGCTTTTACTTTTGGAGGCGTTGGTTCAGGTACTACAGTTGATCATTGCCAAGCATATCACGGAGCAGATGATGCTTTCGAATTCTTTGGTGGTACTGTAAATTGTAAATACCTTGTTGCAACTGCCAATGATGACGATTCATTCGATTTTGACTTTGGTTACAGAGGTAAAATTCAGTTTGCTGTAGCAACGATTGATCCTTCTCTTTGGTATTCCTCAAATCCTAACGGAATAGAATGTGATAATGAGGGTAGTGCTCCTTATGCTTCTACTCCTAAAACTCATCCGATTTTAAGTAATCTTACAATTGTAGGAACAGTGGATGGTCTTGTTGCAGGTGGTGGTGTTAGTGGTCATCTAAAAGATGGCGCACACTTCCGTCGTAATTGTGGTTTCACTTTGAAGAATAGTATTATCTATGGCTTCCCCTATGCAATTGAACTTCAGAATGCATCTACCGAATATACATTCGGATATAATGTAATCAATGGAGTTACTAGTGCTTATACAGGAACTACTCCTACAGGTACTTCTATTACTGTAGCTGCTAGTGTAGCTGCTATTGGTTTAACTACTCCTTGGGGTGGCTATAAGAGTGCAACGGCCCTTAAGCCTAATGCAGTTCCAGCTTTGAGTGGCGTTGATTTTACAGATTTGGATAGTAGCTTCTTTACTCCAACCAAATATAAGGGAGCTATTGCCGGTGGTCGTGGTACTGGAAATAGTTGGTTAGCTGATAATTGGGTGAAATAATAAAGTTTCTGTAAAATTTTAGTTTACTGATTGAAATTTTACCGTGCAATATAGAATAAATATTGCACGGTTTTTACAAACAATGATACTTAGATGAAAAATTGTATATATTTATTCTTGCTTTCTTCCCTGTTTATGGTAACATCTTGCGATACTAAAGGTGAAGATATTTATAGTGGATATATTTCTTTCTCCACTTCTTTTATTTACCCTACAGATGCCCATGATAATTATGAGGTGCTTTTTAATGGAAATGTAATTTCTAAATCAGGAAATGCTTTAGTAGCTAGAGATAATCCTGAGGGGACACTTGAAGTCTACAAAAAAGGGAGTGATACTCCTGAGTTTTCAAAAAAAATAACGATAACCTCCGGTGAGGTTGTTCGGTTAATAAAGCTCGATGGGCGCTCGATTGACATCTATGATGAAAATTCTTATGATTCTTTTAGCCTTAATGTTATATATCAAGCGGGTAAAGAGTCTGAATATAAAGCTTCTTTTAATGAAAATCAGATAAGTAATGGTATAAATTATCTAAAAAAAGAAGATGAACATGCTGGCATTTTGAAAATATATAAAGAGGGAGAAGAAGTGGCTGTCTTTAGCCAAGATGTGGCTATCGCTGCCAATGGCATAGTAAATATAATGCAATTGTCGGAGAGTGAATTTCTTTTAGTACCTGAAGATAACGAACCTATTCCTGATTCTGAACGATATACAAAGTTACGTTTCTTCTATACTTCAGATGCACTTCCGGGCGTAGAGCGCATAAAGATTATTATTTATGAATGGACGAACTTTGCAGAATTGGGTTCAGTGGAGATAAAAGTTGGTCAGTTGTCTCCTTATCAGACAATAGACTGGGATGTTGTTGGAAGTGGTGGTGGTTTGTGTCAGGATATTATCGATCTGACCGATGGTGAACCTGGTGTAAAAATACTGGATTCAGCTATAAATATGGATGCCTTTATAAATATTAACAGGGGAGAATTTAAATTTGCAACTACAAGATTAGGTGCAGGTGGCATTTTTATTAAGTCGATACCAGCTTTATCTACCCCGTGGTAAAAAATGTATTTATAAAAATCTGAAATTTTTCCTTAATTTGCAGACTTTTTTTGATTGTCTAAAATTGACATTATACAGATTCTTATAAATATTTTCTCGTTCTCTTTTTCACAACTTGGTTTAGGTAAGTCAACTCTCTGTAGTTTAAGCGTAAGCTACGGAGAGTTTTTTCACAAAAGGGAAATATTAATAAGTATGTCTGAGTAGAGCCTTTTTTAATAACAGCGATCAATTTACTTTTTAAAGTAATGTTTTATCTCTTACTTATTATGAATATAGTTAAATATTTATTCTTGATAATACTACTCACTTTTACTAGTTGTAGTAGCAATGATGAAGACTCTCCAGTTCCGAAGGTTAAGGAGAATACTGTCTTTCGGTTTATTAAGAAGAATAATGAGACGAGTAAGAATGTTTATGAAGTAGCTGAATTTTGCTTACGGGTTTATTATCCCAACGAAGATTATACGAGGTTTATGAATAAATATTCTTACCAAAATGAATTTCTTGACACTCTTGATTTTGTGGTGCCTTTGCTCTATGCCGGTTGCATATATGAATATCGGATTTATTTAAGTAATCATTCTTGGAATGCAGAAAAGATACATAAAAGCTATCTATTTAAGGAAATTAAATTGGTATCAGCATGTGATTCTATAAAATTAGTCTTTCCGGAGGACACTATTTATTCAATAAAAATAACTGAATAGTATTTTTATGCATTGTTTATAGGCTATTTTGATTGGTGTTTTACGGCAAAAAAGTTAACCTGTTCATTTCTAGAAATGAACAGGTTAACTTTTTAAAATGAATGGGTTGCTTTTTTAAAAGCAATGGGTTAACTTTTTGTGGATAAACAAGCTAGTTAGGGCTTTTTATGCTCAAATATCTTTAGGTTGCCTTTGCTTTTGCGTTTACTACGAAAGCCACATTTCTTATTTAGAGTAATCTTGGCATTGACTTCTAATTATCTTTGCAGGAATGTGGATGTTTTTTGTTGTTATCACATGGAGAAGAGGTGTACCGAACGGCACGTTTTCTTACTCTTGTGGGAGATGTAGAGCGTTTCATTTTCTCTTTCATCGCTAAAACTTCCTCTACTGAGTGTCCTTTGTACTTCCACCTAGGTAGACTTTTTGCTACTTCATTAATTGCCGTTGTAAGCTTATTTACAAACTCGGCACTATATATTGTTGTGTTGTTGAAAGGAAAATCTGGCGTTTTATTATATTGGATAGAGATGAGCTCCAGATAATCTTCATCTATATTAATCCCTGTCCACATGCTGCTGATGTATTCTTCTATTTCTGCCTCGCTCTCTTTTATTCTCTTTAGAACTATTTTTAAAGATTCTAAAGATTGGCGTAGAGGAGGAAGTGGGAATTCGCTTTTCCCTGCCATCATAATTTCTTCTTCTGTGAATTGGGCAAAAGATATTTTTTTTTGCTTTCTAATTTCCTGTTTATAGAAAGAAGGATCTGTCATAAAAGGAGAAATGTAAGAGAGCTCTTTGTATTTTTTAGTAGAGGTGCTGTAAATCAGATATGACCCCCTTATTATTTGACTAAATTCATTTTCGCTTATTTGTTTTTTATATTGTTTAAATAAATCAAATAGTTCCTGATGAGACACAATGCCATACATGTTAAGTAGCCCCAATAATAGTTGCTCTTCGTCATATTTAGCAGAATAATTATTGATGTTTTCTATAAAAATATCAATATGTTTCTTTAAGATAATAGTAAGATCATGACTGATAAACTCAATAAATTTTTTACCGTCATATTTAAAACCTGTTAACCCTATTCTAGTGATACAATCACCTGCATAAAAAGTGTCTTTTATGGCCATTTCATGCTTTAGGTTGTGAGTCATACTATGCAGCTTGTATATATCTTCTTTAGGTAAAAGATGTAACAATTTGTTTGGAAAATTCGATATATCACTGATAATTAGGTCTATTAAATCCTTTTTTTTGCATTCTTTATTGAACTCTATGCCGGATAACTCTGCGTATTGAATGAGGCTTGCTCTATTGCTATTGGCTAGCATATCAGCCATTGTAATATTGTCTATTCCCATAAAGTTTGCTTGCTTGTAGTCTTCTTTTTTCTGTAATGAATCGACAAAGATATGTATTTTGCTTAGATAAAAAAAATGCTTAAGTGGAAAATGAGATTTTAATGTCGGTGGAATCTGTATTTTTAGCTACTTTTGGTTGAGTTAGTATTATCTTATTAATATTTATGTCCATATTAACACCACAAAAAAAATATAATGAAATATCTGTTTGTCTTCGTTTTTTTATTCTTTTATATCTTGCCATTTTCTGCCCGTGTGAAACCTGATTCTGTTGTTGTTTTTAACTATTTTGATGAGATAAAAAATGATGAATCTTTGTTGAATCAGTTTTTTATGTATATGCCTAAAGGAGGAGATTTACATAATCATCTGACAGGCTCAATCTATGCAGAAACTTATTTTGACTTGGCGGTGAAGGATAGATTATGGCTTGATGTGGATGCCGGCAAATTATATCCTACTCAAGAATCTGCTTTAAAATCGGCTGTGGTAAATCCGATTCAGTTAGATTCATCTATGCATAATTTATCGAAGATACGTGGAGCTTTGCTTGAGAAATGGTCTGTCAGGAATTATGATGTCTCTGAGCCACTGATGAAAGCAAGTAATCGTTTTTTTAATGCTTTTGATTTATTTTTAGCACCAGCTTTTTCTCATATGGTTGAGTTACTGCATGAGTTGAAGTATCGGGCTTTTTGCGAAAATATACAATATCTTGAGATAATGGCTATGTCGCCACGGATTGGGATGTCTGAAATAGATCACATCTTTGGTAAGGGATCTTATAGCAGAGATAACTTGATATTACAGAAGGTTGCTCTAGGTGATGAAGCGGAGTCGAATGCTGCCTTGCAGTCTATTTTTGATAAATGGGAGAAAAATGCGTTTATGGAAAAGATGGTGAAGCAATATGTCTGTTTGATGGATAGCATTGATCTAAATAGTTCATTAGAGGATTGCCCGGATCCTCCGGTGTGTTTGTACCAAAGTTATGCTGTGAGAAATGCAGATCCTTTGCGTGTGTTTGCTCAACTCTATCTTTCTTTTAAAGCTTGTGTGGACCCTTCTAATACCCGTTTTGTAGGAGTGAACATTATTTCTCCTGAGAATGGGGTCATTTCTATGAAATATTATCAATTACACATGCGGATGTTTCGTTTTTTAAGAGATAAAATATCTTCAAAAGTTAAGCTCTCCATACATGCCGGAGAGTTGACGGTGGGTTTAGTGAAGCCAGAAGAACTGGGTTCACATATACGTGAAGCTGTTGAGATAGCAGGAGCTGACCGAATAGGTCATGGTGCTGACATTGTATTTGAAAGGGAGAGTGTGTCGCTTATTGATGAGATGAGGAGGCAGCAAATAGCCGTTGAGATAAATATTAGTAGCAATGAGGCAGTTTTGGGTTTGAAGAAAAATAATCATCCTTTTCCTATCTATTACAGAGCAGGGGTTCCATTAGTGATTTCGACAGATGACGCAGGGGTATTACGTACTAACTTGGCGGAGCAATATACTTTGTTAGAGCTGCGTTATAAGTTGAGTTATTATGTGATTAAGAAATTAGTGAGAAGTACTATTGTCTATAGTTTTGCACCGAATGGAATAAAGAGAAAACTCTTGAAGCGACTCGATAAAGACTTTACTGAATTTGAGGCTCATTGGGTGCAAAATATAGCAATAATGAAAAAATGGAAATCTTAATGTTCACTCATACAAAGTCTTGCCATGAGATAGCAAACTGTTGATTCAGCTCCTTGGTTCAAGTTAATGTTGTTTTCTTCCAATCCATCATAACACCCTCCTGTTGAGGGATTGTAAACGATTTGATGTAAATGGTTGTTTCCCAAAAACCAGCTGAAAGCATTCTTTTGTTTGATAAGATACTCTTTATCTCTAAAAACTTTGTAAAAGGTGGCAAGAGCAATAACAGTACCTGCTACGTCAATGGGCTGCTCGCCAAATTTTTGTACCTTTCGCTCTTTCAAAAACCATCCTTGATTGGATATTACTTTGATCTTGTCTTCTGAAAAGAGTTTGTTTAATAGGAAGTCAAATGATTCTTTTGCTATTCTTTTGTATTCATCGTTTTGGGTGACCTGATAGGCATATAGTAAACTTTCTGGCAGCAAAACATTGTCATAGGTAAGATAGAATTCAAACCAGAGCCACTCTTTGTCCGCACTCTTTTTATAAAGGCTCACCAGCTTATCGGTGAGCAACCTGATTAATGATATGATTTCGGTCGTGGGGTATTTGCTATAATAATTGCATAGCCCTTTTATAACAGAAGCTATGCTTCGTGGAGATTGGAAAGAAGGAAGAAGGGGTAAAGTCTGTTTGAATATATGTAGTGCTTCCGTGACCCACGTATGCGGAAATTTGTCTTCAAGAGAAATAAAGCATCCTAAAGCTAAAATGGCTCTACCATTGCTGTCTTCTAATCCTACTTCTTGATTTTGGCTAGTGAACATCAAATCTTTGTCGACGTAATTTAGAAAAGAGCCATCTGCTTGCAAGCAATAATGAATGAAATTTAAATATTTCTTGATGTATTTTTCGCAAGATGTATCTTTTTTTTCTGCATAATATTGGCATAGAGCCATCAAAGCTCGGGCATTATCATCCAGTGTATATCCTGTTGTTAAGTCTGCTCTGTTCTCTTTTGAAAATTGAATCATGGCAAAATTACGGCTCATGCTCTTGATGTGATGCACATTAATAGAGGGTAAAGAGCAGATTGGCTGTTTTTTATTTTTTAAGATTTTATTGAATAACAGTACGTGGGCAATTGCAGAATTCTCCCAAGCGGTAGCTGCTGCTTTTTGTAATCCTGTAATTCTCATTTTGCCTCTTAAACTATCGTTCAATATTAATTGATTCGTTGCTTTTGCCAATTGATCTGCATCGTTAAAATTGAATAAAATGCCTTCTTTATCTTTTAACAACTCTAATGCATGCGGTATCGGAGTCGCTATGATAGGGCATCCACAGCTCAGGGCATAGACGAAAGTGCCGCTAACAGCCTGATTGGGGTCGCAGGAGGTAAATAAATAGATGTCGGTGAGTTGAAGATATTCAAGTAATACGCTTAAATTTAAATAGCTATTTACGAATCTTACTGAATGCTTGAGTTTCAGCTCCATGACTAATTTTTGCAATTGTTCGCGATATTTTTCGCCTTCTGCTTTTAGAATGGTGGGATGTGTTTTTCCAATGATCAGAAAGAGCACAGACGGATTTTCTTTTACTATTTTGGGTAAGGCTCTTAGGGTGGTTTCTATACTCTTTCCTGGGCTAAGTAATCCGAAGGTAGAGAGAATAATCCGCCCGGATACGTTGTACTTTTCTTTTAATTTCCTTTTATCTTTATGTGCCACCAAGTGTGTACCATGAGGAATTACGTTGATTTTATTTTTGTCAACAGCATATTCTTCCTCTAATATGCGAGAAGATGTCTGTGTCATCACGATGATGGCAGAGCATGCTTTGGTAAGCTGCCTGATGTCTTCCTTTAGTGTCTCGGTGGGTTTAGAAAGTACCGTATGGAAAACAGTGATTACCGGTTTATTTATCAATTGTACAAATTTCAAGAACATCTCTTTATGTTCTATAAACAAGCCAAACTCATGCTCTATCAGTATTAAGGTTACTTCTGTATCTTGGTTTATTTTCTCGACCACGCTTATGAATTCAGCTTCTTCCGAAGTGTTTAGTATATATTTCACTATATCGGGATAGGTATGCTTTTCTAAAGATGACTCTACCGCGCAAACTTTCATGGAATATGATTGGCTGAATTTATCCTGAATGCTTCGGATTAAATCGTGTGAAAAGGTAGCAATGCCGCATTCTCTGGGGGGATAGGTTGATATGCATAATACTTCATTCATTATTTATAGGTTATTAATTCACTGAGCAAATCTTTTAGCGAAACAGATATGCAGGCAATGCATGTATCTGCTGCGCCATAATAAATATAAAGTGTGTCTCCAAAGATAGCTGTACCGGTAGGAAAACAAACTTTATTTACCACTCCCGATAATTCATAGTCTGTCTCTGGACTGAATAGGGGATAGGGGAGACGGGCTATTTCAATGGTTGGATTATCAATATCCAATAATGTTGCACTGGCCGTATAGATATATCCGTCTGGGGTATCACGTACACTATGGTAAATCATTAACCACCCTAGAGAAGTCTCTATGGGTGGGCAGCCCGCACCTATATAGCTTGACTCATGGTCGTATTTCGTTTTAAAAAAGATATGAGATGTAAAGTTAAGAAAGTAATTTTCCCAAAACTCAGGCGTAAGATCTTCCAATTGATCAATTACAACTAATTGTATATCAGGCTTAATACGGTGCATGAAGTAAAACTTTCCATTTATTTTCCGGGGGAAAAAAACTATATTTTTATCGGTTAAATAGAGAGGTTTGCCTTCATTGTTTTGGGGCTCTCTTCTGTTGTATCTACGAAAATATTTTTCGGCATCTCTTCCTTGTACTTGGACTAATTCATGGAATTTATCGTACGTAAAATTAGAGGTGATAATTCCTTTCTTAATAAAATGTTTTAAATCATCTGATACGGCTACTGCACCAGCAGCATTCAGACCATCATAAGCAGTATAAGTTAGGTAATAAAGATTTTCTATTTTTACAATTCTAGGGTCTTCAACTCCTTGAATCTCATAATCAAATTCAGGCTGTAGGAGGGGAGTTTTATCTCTTTCTTCTATTTCTAAAGGCCCCTTCAGACGACAGTGGCCAATGGTAGAATAATTCCCTTTTCTTACAGCCCGATAGAACAAATGAATAGTCTCGCCTTGCTTTATTATTGCAGGGTTCATGACTCCTTCATTCTCAAAAAAGAGGTCTGTTTTCTTTAGAATAACGCCTTCCCTTTTTATTTTTATCACCTTTTATTATTTAGGTTTAATGTTGAGGCTACTTTCACCCTTCCTAGACTTTTCTCTTTGATATTCAGATTGTTCTTTGGGCTTACCAGCTTCTGCTTTCTCTTTCTTCTTTTCTTTTTTTGTTTCTTTACCTTTCATGATTTCTGTTTTTTTAAGTGAGTAAATAATACACATATTATTAATCGTTTATAGAACTTTGTTGGCTCTTAAAACGATATCTCCTGTTCTTCTGAATGCTTATCTAGACCGGTGATGAGAGGGGTAAATAGGAGGTGAAAGATCTTTCTCAAGACAGTTTAGCGGTTGCTCTAATTATTAAGTTTGCAATTTACGATAAAAAATGATATTGATAATAGATAATAGGCTTTTTTTTCTTAAATAACATATCTTATTTTAATCTTTTTGAAAAGGCTTGATTTTTATTGCAACAACAATGTACTATAATCGACATCTGTTAGTCATTCTCTTCTCTGTTGTTTTCTCTATTTTTGCTTGATTTTTCATTGGTAATTTAGATAATTTATTAAAATTTTGAAGTTATGTTTAAAAAGATGTTATTCTTAACTTTGCTTTTAACCGCTTTCGCGAGCATTGTAAAAGGACAGGTGACAACAGCTGGCTTAGTGGGTAAGGTGACGGCCGATGGAGAGGCTATTATCGGTGCTACGATTTTAGCTGTGCATGAACCCTCGGGGACTACCTATGGTGCAACGACGAATGTTGATGGACGTTTTGCATTACCAGGTATGCGAACTGGAGGTCCTTATAAGGTTACTGTTTCTTATATTGGCTATCAATCTTCTATTTACAAAGGTATTAATCTTGTTTTAGGCGAGAATTATAATTTAAGCGTAAAATTGAAAGAATCGACCGAACTTCTTGAAGAAGTTACGGTGATTGGCTCGAAAGAGGGAGCATATAATTCACAACGTAATGGTGCTGCTGAGAGTTTTAGTAATGCAAAAATAACTGGTATTCCTATGGTGAATCGTAGTATTTACGATGTGACTAAGTTCATTCCTCAGGCAGCAAATTCGGGTGATGGTATGTCTTTTGCAGGATCTAATAACCGTTATAATAGTTTTTCTATTGATGGTACAGTGAATAATGATGTTTTTGGACTAACTAGTAGTGGTACTAATGGCGGTCAGACAGGTAGTAATCCTATTTCACTAGAGGCTATTAATGAAATACAAGTAGCTATAGCCCCATTTGATGTGCGTCAGAATGGTTTTACTGGGGCAGGAATTAATGCAATTACTAAATCGGGTAATAATAAATTTAGAGGTTCGTTATACACCTATTTTAATAACCAAGATCTGATAGGAAGTACACCGGGAAAAGATGTGGAAAAACGTGAAAAATATGATAAGCAATCGAGCAAGACTTATGGTATGACTCTAAGCGGTCCTATTCTGAAAAATAAATTGTTTTTCTTTATAAATGCGGAAAAAACAAAAGATAAGTCTCCTACAAACTATGGTGTGGCTAATGGCTCGAGTATCACAAAGGATGAAGCGGATCAAGTAATTAATAAATTAAAAGATTTGGCTAATGGCTACGATGGAGGTGGCTATGGAGCGCAAGATATTAATTCAGAATCGACTAAGTTTCTGGCACGTATTGACTGGAATATTAATGAAGGAAATAAATTAATGTTTCGCTATAATTATTTGAAAGCTGAGCGACTAAACTTTAGTAATTCACTGAATAGTTTACGCTTGAATGATAATGGTTATATAATGAATGATAAAACACACTCGTTTGTAGCGGAACTGAACTCACGTTTTAGTAATAAATTATCCAACGATTTACGCTTGGGCTATACACGTGTTCGTGATTTTCGTCAACCGAGTGGACAGCCATTGCCGTATGTGAAGATCAACCTGGATAAGACTCGCAGCATACAGTTGGGAACTGAACGTTACTCAGCAGCAAATAGCTTGGATCAGGATATCTACAC
This is a stretch of genomic DNA from uncultured Bacteroides sp.. It encodes these proteins:
- a CDS encoding glycosyltransferase, producing the protein MNEVLCISTYPPRECGIATFSHDLIRSIQDKFSQSYSMKVCAVESSLEKHTYPDIVKYILNTSEEAEFISVVEKINQDTEVTLILIEHEFGLFIEHKEMFLKFVQLINKPVITVFHTVLSKPTETLKEDIRQLTKACSAIIVMTQTSSRILEEEYAVDKNKINVIPHGTHLVAHKDKRKLKEKYNVSGRIILSTFGLLSPGKSIETTLRALPKIVKENPSVLFLIIGKTHPTILKAEGEKYREQLQKLVMELKLKHSVRFVNSYLNLSVLLEYLQLTDIYLFTSCDPNQAVSGTFVYALSCGCPIIATPIPHALELLKDKEGILFNFNDADQLAKATNQLILNDSLRGKMRITGLQKAAATAWENSAIAHVLLFNKILKNKKQPICSLPSINVHHIKSMSRNFAMIQFSKENRADLTTGYTLDDNARALMALCQYYAEKKDTSCEKYIKKYLNFIHYCLQADGSFLNYVDKDLMFTSQNQEVGLEDSNGRAILALGCFISLEDKFPHTWVTEALHIFKQTLPLLPSFQSPRSIASVIKGLCNYYSKYPTTEIISLIRLLTDKLVSLYKKSADKEWLWFEFYLTYDNVLLPESLLYAYQVTQNDEYKRIAKESFDFLLNKLFSEDKIKVISNQGWFLKERKVQKFGEQPIDVAGTVIALATFYKVFRDKEYLIKQKNAFSWFLGNNHLHQIVYNPSTGGCYDGLEENNINLNQGAESTVCYLMARLCMSEH
- a CDS encoding pesticidal protein Cry7Aa, encoding MIKIKREGVILKKTDLFFENEGVMNPAIIKQGETIHLFYRAVRKGNYSTIGHCRLKGPLEIEERDKTPLLQPEFDYEIQGVEDPRIVKIENLYYLTYTAYDGLNAAGAVAVSDDLKHFIKKGIITSNFTYDKFHELVQVQGRDAEKYFRRYNRREPQNNEGKPLYLTDKNIVFFPRKINGKFYFMHRIKPDIQLVVIDQLEDLTPEFWENYFLNFTSHIFFKTKYDHESSYIGAGCPPIETSLGWLMIYHSVRDTPDGYIYTASATLLDIDNPTIEIARLPYPLFSPETDYELSGVVNKVCFPTGTAIFGDTLYIYYGAADTCIACISVSLKDLLSELITYK